Proteins from one Coturnix japonica isolate 7356 chromosome 5, Coturnix japonica 2.1, whole genome shotgun sequence genomic window:
- the TMEM179 gene encoding transmembrane protein 179 yields MALSNFLFAQCICYFLAFLFSFIVVVPLSENGNDFHGRCLLFTEGMWLNANLTVERQRFTVQEWGPEAACRFSIFTGLLSLLLATVQAWRTLFFLCKGHEDSFFYAFLNLLISAFVVFITFIASTIVSVGFNMWCDAITEKGSMPNSCEELQDIDLELNLENSAFYDQFAIAQFGLWAAWLTWLGITILAFLKVYHNYRQEDLLDSLIHEKELLLGRSSSRTSLQDEKSAMI; encoded by the exons ATGGCTCTTAGCAATTTCCTCTTTGCTCAGTGCATCTGCTACTTCCTGGCCTTCCTCTTCAGCTTCATCGTGGTGGTGCCGCTATCTGAGAATGGCAATGACTTCCACGGCCGATGCCTGCTCTTCACCGAGGGCATGTGGCTCAATGCCAACCTCACCGTGGAGCGGCAGCGCTTCACCGTGCAGGAGTGGGGGCCCGAGGCTGCCTGCCGCTTCAGCATCTTCACCGGGctcctctctctgctcctggCTACAGTGCAGGCCTGGCGGaccctcttcttcctctgcaaaGGGCATGAGGA CTCTTTCTTTTATGCCTTCCTGAATCTGCTGATCAGCGCCTTTGTGGTGTTTATCACGTTTATTGCTAGCACTATAGTGAGTGTAGGATTTAACATGTGGTGTGATGCAATTACTGAAAAAGGAAGCATGCCAAATAG CTGTGAAGAACTGCAGGATATAGATCTTGAACTGAACTTAGAAAACTCTGCTTTCTATGACCAGTTTGCTATTGCACAG TTTGGTCTGTGGGCTGCCTGGCTGACTTGGCTGGGAATCACCATTCTGGCTTTCCTGAAAGTCTATCACAACTACAGACAAGAGGACCTGCTTGATAGCCTGATCCATGAGAAGGAGTTGTTGTTAGGAAGATCCTCTTCACGAACCTCTTTGCAAGATGAGAAAAGTGCCATGATTTAA